One genomic window of Glycine soja cultivar W05 chromosome 9, ASM419377v2, whole genome shotgun sequence includes the following:
- the LOC114425245 gene encoding digalactosyldiacylglycerol synthase 2, chloroplastic-like, translated as MDKKEHIAIFTTASLPWLTGTAVNPLFRAAYLAKSGERDVTLVIPWLSLKDQGLVYPNNIKFASPSEHEKYIRQWLEERVGFTCGFSIQFYPGKFSRDKRSILAVGDISEIIPDKVADIAVLEEPEHLTWYHHGKRWKTKFRLVIGIIHTNYLEYVKREKNGTMQAFLMKYLNNWVVGIYCHKVIRLSAATQDYTGSIICNVHGVNPKFLEIGKKKREQQQKGEQAFTKGAYFIGKMIWSKGYKELLQLLKDHQKELSALEVDLFGSGEDSNEVQKAAEKLELAVSVHPARDHADARFHDYKLFLNPSTTDVVCTTTAEALAMGKIVVCANHPSNDFFKQFPNCWTYDDDDEFVKLTLKALAEQPAQPTDAQRHDLSWEAATKRFLKAADLDKPLDRKLLRTSSNFLAASINLQEKVDEASAYVHHVASGFEVSRRIFGAIPDSLQPDEELRKELGLTEASTK; from the exons ATGGATAAGAAAGAGCATATTGCAATTTTTACTACTGCTAGCCTTCCATGGTTGACAGGAACTGCTGTGAACCCTTTGTTTCGTGCTGCGTATCTTGCCAAAAGTGGGGAAAGAGATGTCACTTTGGTGATCCCTTGGTTATCTCTGAAAGATCAAGGACTAGTATATCCCAACAATATTAAATTTGCTTCACCCTCAGAGCACGAGAAGTATATCCGCCAATGGCTAGAGGAGAGAGTTGGATTTACATGTGGTTTCAGCATACAGTTTTATCCAGGAAAG TTTTCTAGAGATAAAAGGAGCATTCTTGCTGTTGGGGATATTTCGGAGATTATCCCTGACAAAGTTGCAGATATTGCTGTTCTAGAGGAGCCCGAGCACTTGACATGGTATCACCATGGGAAAAGATGGAAGACTAAATTCAGGCTAGTTATAGGGATAATTCATACGAATTATTTGGAGTatgtgaagagagaaaagaatgGAACCATGCAAGCATTTTTGATGAAATATTTAAACAACTGGGTTGTTGGTATATATTGTCACAAG GTAATTAGATTATCTGCCGCCACCCAGGATTACACTGGCTCCATCATCTGTAATGTTCATGGAGTTAATCCGAAATTCCTTGAGATTGGCAAGAAAAAGAGGGAGCAACAACAGAAGGGAGAGCAGGCCTTTACCAAAGGTGCCTACTTTATTGGGAAGATGATATGGAGCAAAGGCTACAAGGAACTACTCCAACTTCTTAAAGATCATCAAAAGGAATTATCTGCTCTTGAGGTTGATTTATTTGGCAGTGGAGAGGACTCAAATGAAGTTCAAAAAGCTGCAGAAAAGTTGGAACTAGCAGTTAGCGTTCACCCAGCTCGTGATCATGCTGATGCTCGATTTCATGA TTACAAATTGTTTCTTAATCCAAGCACAACAGATGTGGTCTGCACAACAACAGCAGAAGCTTTAGCAATGGGCAAAATTGTTGTTTGTGCTAACCATCCCTCAAACGACTTTTTCAAGCAGTTCCCAAATTGTTGGACGTACGATGACGATGATGAATTTGTTAAACTCACACTCAAGGCACTGGCTGAACAACCTGCCCAGCCTACTGATGCTCAGAGACATGACCTATCTTGGGAGGCGGCCACGAAACGGTTTCTTAAGGCCGCCGACTTGGACAAGCCATTAGATAGAAAATTGTTAAGAACAAGTTCAAACTTTCTGGCTGCCTCCATAAATTTGCAAGAGAAAGTAGATGAAGCATCAGCATATGTGCATCATGTAGCTTCTGGGTTTGAAGTATCGAGAAGAATCTTCGGTGCCATTCCAGATAGCCTGCAGCCAGATGAAGAGCTACGCAAGGAACTTGGGTTGACTGAAGCTTCCACGAAATAA